A region of Paraburkholderia sp. BL23I1N1 DNA encodes the following proteins:
- a CDS encoding pirin family protein encodes MSSSIKATLKPHLRDVGSLTVRRVLPAMAARLIGPFIFFDHMGPATLEPGVGLDVRPHPHIGLATVTYLFEGSIMHRDSLGSEQKIVPGDVNWMTAGRGIVHSERTPAEDRASGLTMHGIQTWVALPLEDEDIEPSFAHHAADTLPVVERNGVTLRVIAGTAFGETSPVATFSGTLYVTAEFAQGGAFALEPEHEERGVYLVDGDLEIDGTPLEVGQMAVLALDETVTLASTHGARVMLLGGEKLDGERFIEWNFVASSREKIEAAKLAWTNQEMGKVPGETEWIPLPTRK; translated from the coding sequence ATGTCTTCCTCGATTAAAGCAACTCTCAAACCGCATCTGCGCGACGTCGGCAGCCTCACCGTGCGGCGTGTGCTGCCGGCCATGGCCGCGCGGCTGATCGGGCCGTTCATCTTCTTCGACCACATGGGCCCCGCCACGCTCGAACCGGGCGTCGGGCTCGACGTGCGTCCGCATCCGCATATCGGCCTCGCCACCGTCACGTATCTGTTCGAAGGCTCGATCATGCATCGCGACAGCCTCGGCTCCGAGCAGAAGATCGTCCCAGGCGACGTCAACTGGATGACGGCGGGCCGCGGTATCGTCCATTCCGAGCGCACGCCGGCCGAAGACCGCGCGAGCGGCCTGACCATGCACGGCATCCAGACCTGGGTCGCACTGCCGCTCGAAGACGAAGACATCGAACCGTCGTTCGCGCATCACGCCGCCGACACGCTGCCGGTGGTCGAGCGCAACGGCGTCACGCTGCGCGTGATCGCGGGCACGGCTTTCGGCGAAACCTCGCCGGTCGCGACCTTTTCCGGCACGCTGTATGTGACCGCGGAGTTCGCCCAAGGCGGCGCCTTCGCGCTGGAACCGGAGCACGAGGAACGCGGCGTCTATCTGGTGGACGGCGACCTGGAGATCGACGGCACACCGCTCGAAGTCGGTCAGATGGCCGTGCTCGCGCTCGACGAAACCGTCACGCTTGCCAGCACCCACGGCGCGCGCGTGATGCTGCTCGGTGGCGAGAAGCTGGATGGCGAGCGCTTTATCGAATGGAATTTCGTCGCCAGTTCGCGCGAGAAAATCGAAGCCGCGAAGCTGGCGTGGACCAATCAGGAGATGGGCAAGGTGCCGGGCGAAACCGAATGGATTCCGCTGCCGACCAGAAAATAA
- a CDS encoding cyclopropane-fatty-acyl-phospholipid synthase family protein, protein MFWEKKLAQWVDDVKTKANLPARLVLWDGQQHDFGQFAAPRVTLHVKSATALPYLLEPSLDNLGEAYVKGKIDIEGKLSDIINISYQLARNTVTSASKLARVRRYFQHSKSSDKKAIQYHYDVSNEFYKLWLDENMVYSCAYFENGDEDLATAQIKKIDHILTKIQLQPGQRLLDIGCGWGALVLRAAQKFGAKCVGVTLSQNQFDLATARVKAAGLENQIEIRLQDYRDIDGQFDRITSVGMFEHVGRKNLPGYFQKIHDLLVDDGVAMNHGITSSDSDSGETALGGGEFIDRYVFPDGELPHISLALEAMQRGGLEAVDVESLRRHYAHTLDIWAENFETHADEARKLVDDEKFRIWRVYLAGCAYAFENDDVSIFQVVCRKAGRSARTLPWSRRYMYDKTL, encoded by the coding sequence ATGTTCTGGGAGAAGAAGCTGGCGCAGTGGGTGGACGATGTAAAAACCAAGGCTAACCTGCCAGCACGCCTTGTGCTGTGGGACGGTCAACAACATGACTTCGGGCAGTTCGCCGCGCCTCGGGTCACGCTACATGTCAAAAGCGCTACGGCGCTGCCTTATCTGCTCGAACCGAGCCTCGACAATCTCGGCGAGGCGTACGTGAAGGGCAAGATCGATATCGAAGGCAAGCTGTCGGACATCATCAACATCAGCTATCAGCTGGCGCGCAACACCGTCACCAGCGCAAGCAAGCTGGCGCGCGTACGGCGCTACTTCCAGCACTCGAAATCGTCTGACAAGAAGGCCATTCAGTATCACTACGACGTCTCGAACGAGTTCTACAAGCTGTGGCTCGACGAGAACATGGTGTACTCGTGTGCGTACTTCGAGAATGGCGATGAAGATCTCGCCACCGCGCAGATCAAGAAGATCGACCACATCCTCACCAAGATCCAGTTGCAACCGGGGCAGCGCCTGCTCGATATCGGCTGCGGCTGGGGCGCGCTCGTTTTGCGCGCGGCGCAGAAGTTCGGCGCGAAGTGCGTGGGCGTCACGCTGTCGCAGAACCAGTTCGATCTCGCTACCGCACGTGTGAAAGCCGCGGGCCTGGAAAACCAGATCGAGATTCGTCTGCAGGATTATCGCGACATCGACGGGCAATTCGACCGCATCACCAGCGTCGGCATGTTCGAGCACGTCGGCCGCAAGAATCTCCCGGGCTATTTCCAGAAGATCCACGATCTGCTCGTCGACGACGGCGTCGCCATGAATCACGGCATTACGTCGAGCGATTCGGACAGCGGCGAAACCGCGCTGGGCGGCGGCGAATTCATCGACCGTTATGTGTTTCCGGACGGCGAGCTGCCGCACATCAGCCTGGCGCTCGAAGCGATGCAGCGCGGCGGGCTCGAAGCGGTTGACGTCGAAAGCCTGCGCCGTCACTATGCGCACACGCTGGACATCTGGGCGGAAAACTTCGAGACGCATGCGGACGAAGCCCGCAAGCTGGTCGACGACGAAAAATTCCGCATCTGGCGCGTGTACCTCGCCGGTTGCGCGTACGCGTTCGAGAACGACGACGTGTCGATTTTTCAGGTGGTGTGCCGCAAAGCCGGCCGCAGCGCAAGAACCTTGCCCTGGTCGCGCCGCTATATGTACGACAAAACGTTGTGA
- the msrA gene encoding peptide-methionine (S)-S-oxide reductase MsrA: protein MSQTGEVATLGGGCFWCLEAVFLGVEGVNAVESGYAGGQTQRPTYEQVCDGVTGHAEVVNVDFDPAKISYREILDIFFAIHDPTQLNRQGNDVGTQYRSVIFTHSDVQRETALQAIREIGEQGIYDGQIVTQALPLDGNYWPAEAYHQNYFAQHPNQGYCSFVVAPKVAKFRQKFAHRIKAS from the coding sequence ATGAGTCAGACAGGCGAAGTCGCCACCCTCGGTGGCGGGTGTTTCTGGTGTCTTGAAGCGGTGTTTCTGGGCGTCGAAGGCGTCAACGCGGTGGAGTCGGGCTATGCGGGCGGCCAGACCCAACGGCCGACCTATGAACAGGTGTGCGACGGCGTGACGGGCCATGCGGAAGTCGTGAACGTCGACTTCGATCCGGCAAAGATCAGCTATCGCGAGATTCTCGATATTTTCTTCGCGATCCACGATCCGACCCAGTTGAACCGGCAGGGCAACGATGTCGGCACGCAATACCGTTCGGTGATTTTTACCCACTCCGATGTGCAGCGTGAAACGGCGCTGCAGGCGATCCGCGAGATTGGCGAACAGGGTATCTACGACGGCCAGATCGTCACCCAGGCGTTGCCGCTCGACGGCAACTACTGGCCGGCGGAGGCGTATCACCAGAACTATTTCGCGCAGCATCCGAATCAGGGCTACTGCTCGTTCGTTGTGGCGCCGAAAGTTGCGAAATTCCGTCAGAAGTTCGCGCATCGGATCAAGGCGAGCTGA
- a CDS encoding DUF72 domain-containing protein: MDQSGTSGTSEVEQPVNGEQDAQADAVQFDLFGMPVEQTAATSPSAPKPDAGAKPTRTKASSAALLWQDDDTPIPPEIASEAETTAAPATADTPRKRRSRDVLAAPPSSELLALAAELPPQVHLGTSTWSFPGWNGIVYGDDYSNSKLSREGLTAYGAHPLLKTVSIDRSFYQALSVTEYLRYAQQVPEHFRFIVKAPMTITDATVRAERGEPVSLNPCFLNAQMAIDEFVTPCLEGLGAKAGALVFQLSPLPDQMLAQPAAFIERLAEFLTALPKLPEGTCYAIEIRDASLLTPRFIRTLKAAGVRYCVGIHARMPDPLRQAAALALLDGEPAGPLIVRWSLHGGFKYEQAKAKYEPFNQLVDQDPATRVALAEMAARYALAGQPVVIAINNKAEGSAPLSCVELARAIIEAYARLAHEYEHEREQTRQDSEPESKPEPNESGQLEGGEQG, from the coding sequence ATGGACCAGAGCGGGACGAGCGGGACAAGCGAAGTTGAACAGCCGGTGAACGGCGAGCAGGACGCACAGGCCGACGCCGTGCAGTTCGATCTGTTCGGGATGCCGGTGGAGCAGACAGCGGCGACGTCGCCATCGGCACCGAAGCCTGATGCGGGCGCGAAACCAACGCGCACGAAGGCAAGCAGCGCTGCCTTGCTCTGGCAAGACGACGACACGCCAATACCTCCGGAAATCGCGTCCGAAGCCGAAACCACCGCAGCGCCCGCAACCGCCGATACGCCCAGGAAACGCCGTTCGCGCGACGTTCTCGCCGCACCGCCCTCTTCCGAACTCCTGGCGCTGGCTGCGGAACTGCCGCCGCAAGTCCATCTCGGTACGTCGACCTGGTCGTTTCCGGGCTGGAACGGCATCGTCTACGGCGACGATTACAGCAATAGCAAACTCTCGCGCGAAGGCCTGACGGCCTATGGCGCGCATCCACTGTTGAAGACCGTCAGCATCGACCGGTCGTTTTATCAGGCGCTCAGCGTGACCGAATACCTGCGCTACGCGCAGCAGGTGCCGGAACATTTCCGCTTCATCGTCAAAGCGCCGATGACCATCACCGACGCCACCGTGCGGGCCGAACGGGGCGAGCCGGTCTCGCTGAATCCCTGCTTTCTGAACGCGCAAATGGCGATCGACGAGTTTGTCACGCCATGCCTCGAAGGCCTCGGCGCGAAGGCCGGTGCGCTCGTGTTCCAGCTCTCGCCGCTGCCCGATCAGATGCTCGCGCAACCGGCAGCGTTCATCGAGCGACTCGCCGAGTTCCTGACCGCCTTGCCAAAGCTGCCGGAAGGCACGTGCTACGCGATCGAAATCCGCGACGCGAGTTTGCTGACGCCGCGCTTTATCCGCACGCTGAAAGCGGCGGGCGTGCGGTACTGCGTGGGGATTCATGCACGGATGCCGGACCCGCTGCGTCAGGCGGCGGCGCTCGCGCTGCTGGACGGCGAGCCGGCCGGCCCGCTGATCGTGCGCTGGAGTTTGCACGGCGGCTTCAAATACGAACAGGCGAAGGCCAAGTACGAACCGTTCAACCAGTTGGTCGACCAGGACCCGGCGACCCGCGTCGCGCTCGCCGAGATGGCCGCGCGCTATGCGCTGGCCGGCCAGCCGGTGGTGATCGCCATCAACAACAAGGCGGAGGGTTCCGCGCCACTAAGCTGCGTGGAATTGGCGCGGGCGATTATCGAAGCGTATGCGCGACTTGCTCATGAATATGAGCATGAACGCGAACAAACGCGTCAGGACTCGGAGCCAGAGTCGAAGCCGGAGCCGAACGAGAGTGGTCAACTCGAAGGTGGCGAGCAAGGCTGA
- the pdxH gene encoding pyridoxamine 5'-phosphate oxidase, which produces MTSLAELRKNYSLGSLDVADINRNPFRQFDTWFQQAVDAELPEPNTMTLATVDSRGRPSARIVLIKGVDERGFVFFTNYESRKGRELGANPYASLLFYWIELERQVRIEGRVVKTSAEESDTYFASRPLGSRIGAWVSNQSRVIESRSQLETREREISLQYGDQPPRPPHWGGYRLVPEAIEFWQGRPSRLHDRLLYTRSSENSDWQISRLSP; this is translated from the coding sequence ATGACCTCACTCGCCGAACTTCGAAAAAACTATTCGCTGGGTTCTTTGGACGTTGCCGATATCAACCGCAACCCGTTTCGTCAATTCGACACGTGGTTTCAGCAAGCGGTAGACGCCGAACTGCCCGAACCGAATACGATGACGCTGGCCACGGTCGATTCACGCGGCCGGCCGTCGGCACGCATCGTGCTGATCAAGGGCGTTGACGAGCGCGGCTTTGTGTTCTTCACCAACTACGAAAGCCGCAAGGGGCGCGAACTGGGTGCCAATCCCTACGCGAGCCTGCTGTTTTACTGGATCGAACTCGAACGCCAGGTGCGTATCGAGGGCCGCGTCGTTAAAACCAGCGCAGAAGAAAGCGATACGTATTTTGCGTCGCGCCCGCTCGGTTCGCGCATCGGCGCGTGGGTATCGAATCAAAGTCGGGTAATTGAAAGCCGTTCGCAGCTCGAAACACGCGAACGCGAAATCAGCCTCCAATATGGCGACCAACCGCCCCGCCCACCGCACTGGGGCGGCTATCGTTTGGTACCCGAAGCAATCGAATTCTGGCAGGGCCGGCCGTCGCGTTTGCACGACCGTTTGCTCTACACGCGTTCAAGCGAAAACAGCGACTGGCAAATCTCCCGCCTATCGCCTTGA
- the vapB gene encoding type II toxin-antitoxin system VapB family antitoxin produces MLTKVFRNGNSQAVRIPAELAFERADVEVEIERVGEELRIRPIRRPLTGVLKKFAKFGPDFMAEGRGDHEQAEREDL; encoded by the coding sequence ATGCTTACCAAAGTCTTTCGCAACGGCAATTCGCAAGCCGTGCGTATTCCCGCCGAATTGGCATTCGAGCGTGCCGATGTCGAGGTTGAAATCGAACGAGTCGGCGAAGAATTACGGATCCGCCCAATCCGGCGTCCGCTGACCGGCGTGCTCAAGAAATTCGCGAAATTTGGGCCCGACTTCATGGCGGAAGGGCGTGGTGACCACGAGCAGGCAGAGCGCGAGGATTTGTAA
- a CDS encoding Lrp/AsnC family transcriptional regulator encodes MNAISLDATDCRILTVLQQEGRISNLDLAERISLSPSACLRRLRLLEEQGVIEHYRACLNREVLGFELEAFVQVSMRNDQENWHERFAEAVRDWPEVVGAFVVTGETHYLLRVLAHNLKHYSDFVLQRLYKAPGVMDIRSNIVLQTLKEDSGVPVSLVTKTSGHSAPHS; translated from the coding sequence ATGAACGCGATCTCGCTCGACGCCACCGATTGCCGTATCTTGACGGTGCTTCAGCAAGAAGGACGGATCAGCAATCTCGACCTGGCGGAGCGCATTTCGCTCTCGCCATCGGCCTGTCTACGACGTCTGCGTCTCCTCGAAGAGCAGGGCGTCATCGAACATTACCGCGCGTGTTTGAACCGCGAAGTGCTGGGTTTCGAACTGGAAGCGTTTGTGCAGGTGTCGATGCGCAACGACCAGGAGAACTGGCACGAGCGTTTTGCGGAAGCGGTGCGGGATTGGCCGGAAGTGGTCGGCGCGTTTGTCGTGACCGGCGAAACCCATTATCTGCTGCGGGTGCTCGCCCACAATCTCAAACACTATTCGGATTTCGTGCTGCAACGCCTGTATAAGGCGCCGGGCGTGATGGATATTCGTTCGAATATCGTGCTGCAGACGCTGAAGGAAGATTCGGGCGTGCCGGTATCGCTCGTGACGAAAACCAGCGGACACAGCGCGCCGCATAGCTGA
- a CDS encoding flavin reductase family protein, translated as MKHANPPNFDQSAFKQALGQFATGVTVITTRAASGQLIGITASSFNSVSLNPPLVLWSLATRSASMPVFRANSHYVVNVLAASQLDLCKRFATVKGDRFEGVSHAEGDTGMPVLDGALAWFECHNRSRYEEGDHVIFVGEVERCGVHENAAEIAPLVFQNGQFHGLKPF; from the coding sequence ATGAAGCACGCCAACCCGCCCAACTTCGACCAATCCGCCTTTAAACAGGCGCTCGGCCAATTCGCCACCGGCGTCACTGTCATCACAACGCGCGCAGCGTCCGGCCAATTGATCGGCATCACGGCCAGCTCGTTCAATTCGGTTTCGCTCAATCCGCCGCTGGTGTTGTGGAGTCTGGCCACGCGCTCGGCCTCGATGCCGGTATTCCGGGCGAACAGTCACTACGTGGTCAACGTGCTGGCCGCGTCGCAGCTCGATCTGTGCAAGCGCTTTGCCACGGTGAAGGGCGATCGTTTCGAAGGTGTGTCGCACGCCGAAGGCGACACCGGCATGCCGGTGCTCGATGGCGCGCTCGCCTGGTTCGAATGCCATAACCGCAGCCGCTATGAAGAAGGCGACCACGTGATTTTCGTCGGCGAAGTGGAGCGCTGCGGCGTCCACGAGAATGCCGCCGAGATTGCGCCGCTGGTCTTCCAGAACGGCCAATTCCACGGACTCAAGCCGTTCTGA
- the trxA gene encoding thioredoxin — translation MDTTLATFEQDVITASTLAPVLVDFWAPWCGPCKTLGPMLEKLEAEAAGKWKLVKVNVDENQELAGHFQVRSIPHVMAFADGQPVDQFVGVLPEGQLREFIERLVPQGADAARLEAQAALAEGRRDDAYNALQAALAYDPGFDEARMDRIEMLLEDHRIDEARNEVDLLSPKTTQGIDARFNAIKTRLDAVDAAADLPPTDALEAKVGANPDDLEARFNLASALIARRKYEGALEHLLAIVQRDRTFRDDIGRKTMLSVFDLAAHQPELVSQWRRKLSALLF, via the coding sequence ATGGACACCACTCTGGCCACTTTCGAACAGGACGTCATCACGGCGTCGACGCTGGCCCCCGTGCTGGTCGATTTCTGGGCGCCGTGGTGCGGTCCCTGCAAGACGCTCGGCCCGATGCTGGAGAAGCTCGAGGCCGAAGCCGCCGGCAAATGGAAGCTGGTGAAGGTGAACGTGGACGAGAACCAGGAACTGGCCGGGCACTTCCAGGTGCGCAGCATTCCGCACGTCATGGCGTTTGCCGACGGCCAGCCGGTCGATCAATTCGTCGGCGTGCTGCCGGAAGGCCAGTTGCGCGAATTTATCGAGCGCCTCGTGCCGCAAGGCGCGGACGCGGCACGTCTTGAAGCGCAAGCTGCGTTGGCCGAAGGCCGCCGTGACGATGCCTACAATGCGCTGCAAGCCGCACTCGCCTACGACCCAGGCTTCGACGAAGCGCGCATGGACCGCATCGAGATGCTGCTCGAAGATCACCGCATCGACGAAGCGCGCAATGAAGTCGATCTGTTGTCGCCGAAAACCACGCAAGGCATCGACGCCCGCTTCAACGCAATCAAGACCCGTCTCGACGCGGTGGACGCGGCGGCCGATCTGCCGCCTACGGACGCACTCGAAGCCAAAGTCGGCGCGAATCCGGACGATCTCGAAGCGCGCTTTAATCTGGCAAGCGCACTCATTGCCCGCCGTAAATACGAAGGCGCGCTCGAACACCTGCTAGCGATCGTGCAACGCGACCGCACGTTCCGCGACGACATCGGCCGTAAGACGATGCTGTCGGTGTTCGATCTTGCCGCGCATCAGCCGGAACTGGTATCGCAATGGCGTCGCAAGCTGAGCGCGTTGTTGTTCTAA
- a CDS encoding type II toxin-antitoxin system VapC family toxin, whose amino-acid sequence MPRYMLDTNICIYLMKNQPEQVAKRFAECLVGDVVMSAITFAELEYGVAVSANRARERRNLAALAEDILVMPFDSAAASAYGPIREATRERKKDQPDKLIAAHAVALDVVLVTNNERDFTAYPGLRVENWLNG is encoded by the coding sequence ATGCCGCGCTACATGCTCGACACCAATATCTGCATCTACCTGATGAAGAACCAACCGGAACAGGTCGCGAAGCGCTTTGCGGAATGTCTCGTTGGCGACGTGGTGATGTCGGCCATCACTTTTGCGGAACTCGAATACGGCGTGGCGGTATCGGCGAACCGTGCGCGCGAGCGCCGCAACCTGGCGGCACTGGCCGAAGACATTCTGGTGATGCCGTTCGACAGCGCTGCGGCAAGTGCGTACGGTCCGATTCGCGAGGCGACGCGCGAGCGTAAGAAGGATCAGCCCGACAAGCTGATCGCGGCCCATGCGGTGGCGCTCGACGTGGTGCTGGTGACCAACAACGAACGCGACTTCACCGCGTACCCGGGGCTGCGCGTAGAAAACTGGCTGAACGGCTAA
- the kynB gene encoding arylformamidase, whose translation METLWDITPAVDTATPVWPGDTPVGIERVWRMEAGSPVNVARLTLSPHTGAHTDAPLHYDAEGAAIGQVALDAYLGRCRVILCIGASPVVTPQHLAGSLDDLPPRVLLRTYRNAPTQVWDSAFCAVAPETIDLLAARGVKLIGIDTPSLDPQESKTMDAHHRIRAHRMAILEGIVLDAVAPGDYELIALPLKLTTLDASPVRAVLRALPDSR comes from the coding sequence ATGGAAACACTCTGGGACATCACCCCCGCCGTCGATACCGCGACGCCCGTCTGGCCGGGCGACACGCCGGTCGGCATCGAACGCGTGTGGCGCATGGAGGCGGGCTCGCCCGTCAACGTCGCGCGCCTGACGCTCTCGCCGCACACCGGCGCCCACACCGACGCCCCACTTCATTACGACGCGGAAGGCGCGGCAATCGGCCAGGTCGCACTCGATGCGTACCTTGGACGCTGTCGCGTGATTCTTTGCATCGGCGCTTCGCCTGTTGTGACGCCACAACACCTGGCCGGCTCGCTCGACGACCTGCCGCCTCGCGTCTTACTACGCACTTACAGGAACGCGCCGACTCAGGTCTGGGACAGCGCGTTCTGTGCGGTCGCGCCGGAGACCATCGATCTTCTTGCTGCTCGTGGCGTCAAGCTGATCGGCATCGATACGCCGTCGCTCGATCCGCAGGAATCGAAGACGATGGACGCCCACCATCGGATTCGTGCGCATCGCATGGCGATCCTCGAAGGCATCGTGCTGGATGCCGTTGCACCCGGCGACTACGAACTGATTGCGCTGCCGCTGAAGCTGACCACGCTCGATGCGAGCCCCGTGCGCGCCGTGTTGCGGGCGCTGCCCGACTCCCGCTGA
- the tcdA gene encoding tRNA cyclic N6-threonylcarbamoyladenosine(37) synthase TcdA yields MSSTTAPSDLTTSLDGSETADRARRFGGIARLYGAPALAAFEGAHVAVIGIGGVGSWVAEALARSAVGTLTLIDLDNVAESNTNRQIHALDGNYGKPKVEAMAERIAAINPFCDVRLVEDFVEPDNFAATLGGGFDYVIDAIDSVRTKTALIAWCVEKKQPLITVGGAGGQLDPTRIRIDDLALTIQDPLLSKVRGQLRKQHGFPRGPKAKFKVSAVYSDEPLIYPEAAVCDIDEEAEHVTTSPGHTGPVGLNCAGFGSSVCVTASFGFAAAAHVLRALAKQAAG; encoded by the coding sequence ATGTCCAGCACCACCGCGCCTTCCGATCTTACTACCAGCCTCGACGGGAGTGAAACTGCCGACCGCGCGCGGCGCTTCGGCGGCATTGCCCGCCTGTATGGCGCGCCGGCGCTCGCGGCGTTCGAAGGGGCCCACGTCGCCGTGATCGGCATCGGCGGAGTCGGCTCATGGGTGGCGGAGGCGCTCGCGCGCAGCGCCGTCGGCACGCTGACCTTGATCGACCTGGACAATGTCGCCGAGAGCAACACTAACCGCCAGATCCACGCGCTGGACGGCAACTACGGAAAACCGAAAGTCGAGGCGATGGCCGAACGCATCGCGGCAATCAATCCGTTCTGCGACGTGCGGCTGGTGGAAGACTTCGTCGAACCGGACAATTTCGCGGCGACGCTCGGCGGCGGTTTCGACTACGTGATCGATGCGATCGACAGCGTGCGCACCAAGACCGCGTTGATCGCCTGGTGCGTCGAGAAGAAGCAGCCGCTGATTACGGTGGGTGGCGCGGGTGGTCAACTGGACCCGACACGCATTCGGATCGACGATCTCGCGTTGACCATCCAGGATCCGTTGCTGTCGAAAGTGCGCGGGCAGTTGCGCAAACAGCATGGTTTTCCGCGTGGTCCGAAGGCGAAGTTCAAGGTGAGCGCGGTGTATTCCGACGAACCGCTGATCTATCCGGAAGCCGCCGTGTGCGATATCGACGAGGAAGCGGAGCACGTTACGACGTCGCCGGGTCATACGGGACCGGTTGGTTTGAATTGTGCGGGGTTTGGGTCGAGCGTGTGCGTGACCGCGAGCTTCGGCTTTGCCGCGGCCGCGCATGTGTTGCGGGCCTTGGCGAAGCAGGCGGCGGGTTGA
- a CDS encoding EamA family transporter produces MSPRDLLLALVVVVAWGVNFVVIKVGLHGVPPMLLGALRFALAAVPAVFFVKRPQLPWRWLLAYGATISFGQFAFLFSAMYVGMPAGLASLVLQAQAFFTLIFAALFLHERFRVPNIVGLLIAAGGLAIIGMQGGHAMTLAGFLLTLCAACSWALGNIVTKKVGKVDLVGLVVWGSLIPPLPFFALSYAFEGPQRIVAALSAISAVSIFAIVYLAFIATLIGYGLWSRLLSRYPASQVAPFSLLVPIVGLASASVFLDEQLSEAQIVGALLVMAGLVVNVFGGWVVQRISPAR; encoded by the coding sequence ATGTCGCCCAGGGACTTACTGCTCGCGCTGGTCGTCGTGGTTGCGTGGGGCGTCAATTTCGTCGTGATCAAGGTGGGCCTGCATGGCGTGCCGCCAATGCTGCTCGGCGCGCTGCGTTTCGCGCTCGCCGCGGTGCCGGCGGTGTTCTTCGTGAAGCGGCCGCAACTGCCGTGGCGCTGGCTGCTTGCCTACGGCGCGACGATTTCGTTCGGGCAGTTCGCTTTCCTGTTCTCGGCGATGTATGTCGGTATGCCGGCGGGGCTCGCTTCGCTCGTCTTGCAGGCGCAGGCATTCTTCACGCTGATTTTCGCGGCCCTGTTTCTGCATGAGCGCTTTCGCGTGCCGAACATCGTCGGTTTGCTGATCGCGGCGGGCGGTCTCGCGATCATCGGCATGCAAGGCGGCCACGCCATGACGCTCGCCGGTTTCCTGCTCACGCTGTGCGCCGCGTGTTCGTGGGCGCTCGGCAACATCGTCACGAAGAAGGTCGGCAAGGTCGATCTGGTCGGGCTGGTGGTGTGGGGCAGCCTGATCCCGCCGTTACCGTTTTTCGCGCTGTCGTACGCGTTCGAAGGACCGCAGCGGATCGTCGCGGCGCTGTCCGCGATCAGCGCGGTGTCGATCTTCGCTATCGTGTACCTCGCGTTTATCGCGACGCTGATCGGCTACGGCCTGTGGAGCCGGCTCCTGTCGCGCTATCCGGCCAGCCAGGTGGCGCCGTTTTCGCTGCTGGTGCCGATTGTCGGGCTGGCGTCGGCGTCCGTGTTTCTCGACGAGCAGTTGTCCGAAGCGCAGATCGTGGGCGCTTTGCTGGTGATGGCGGGGTTGGTGGTGAATGTGTTCGGGGGGTGGGTCGTGCAGCGGATTTCGCCGGCGCGCTGA